A genomic window from Gossypium hirsutum isolate 1008001.06 chromosome D12, Gossypium_hirsutum_v2.1, whole genome shotgun sequence includes:
- the LOC107930947 gene encoding protein PPLZ12, translating to MGNTSCVFCTCVKQGNIGVVERFGRFEKLAEPGLHIFNPFAGQYLAGILSTRISSLDVRIETKTKDNVFVQLLCSIQYRVVKAHADDAFYELQNPDEQIRAYVFDVVRALVPRMNLDDLFEQKGEVAKAVLEELGKVIGEYGYSIEHILMVDIIPDPAVRTAMNEINAAQRLQLASVYKGEAEKVLQVKRAEAEAESKYLGGVGVARQRQAITDGLRENILDFSHKVEGTSAKEVMDLIMITQYFDTIKDLGNSSKNTTVFIPHGPGHVRDIGEQIRNGLMEASTAQINVE from the exons ATGGGGAATACGTCTTGCGTGTTTTGTACCTGCGTCAAACAGGGGAATATCGGCGTGGTGGAGCGGTTTGGTCGGTTCGAGAAATTGGCGGAGCCTGGCCTCCACATATTTAATCCTTTCGCCGGTCAGTATCTCGCCGGCATCCTTTCAACCAGAATCTCCTCCCTCGATGTTCGCATCGAAACCAAAACCAAG GACAATGTGTTTGTGCAATTGCTTTGCTCGATTCAGTACAGAGTGGTGAAGGCACATGCTGATGATGCATTTTACGAGCTGCAAAATCCCGATGAACAGATCCGGGCCTATGTGTTTGATG TTGTTCGAGCTCTAGTTCCTAGAATGAATTTGGATGATCTCTTTGAACAAAAGGGTGAGGTTGCTAAAGCTGTTCTTGAGGAACTTGGAAAG GTGATAGGAGAATATGGATACAGCATTGAGCACATACTGATGGTTGACATTATACCTGATCCTGCTGTGCGCACGGCAATGAATGAGATAAATGCAG CTCAAAGACTTCAGCTTGCCAGTGTGTACAAAGGTGAAGCTGAGAAAGTGCTCCAAGTTAAAAGAGCAGAAGCTGAAGCCGAATCCAAGTACCTGGGTGGAGTCGGTGTGGCCAGGCAGCGTCAGGCAATCACAGATGGGTTGAGGGAAAACATTTTGGACTTCTCTCACAAGGTGGAAGGCACCTCAGCCAAGGAGGTGATGGATCTTATTATGATCACACAATATTTCGACACGATCAAGGACCTCGGCAACTCCTCAAAGAACACTACCGTGTTTATTCCCCATGGACCTGGTCACGTTAGGGATATTGGTGAGCAGATCCGGAATGGGCTGATGGAGGCATCAACTGCTCAAATAAATGTTGAATGA
- the LOC121224421 gene encoding LRR receptor kinase SERK2, which produces MGSMPSPLFFFFFFFFLLFTIQCCFSSNTSELRALMDIKAALDPDNQYLTSWTTKGDPCSFEGLACNEQGQVANISLQGKGLSGKISPVIAELKHLTGLYLHYNSLYGEVPREIANLTQLADLYLNMNNLSGEIPPEIAQMDSLRVLQLCYNQLTGSIPTQFGSLKKLNVLALQSNQLTGAIPASLGDLGTLIRLDLSFNDLFGSIPTKLADAPLLEVLDIRNNSLSGNVPLALKRLNDGFLFQNNLGLCGSGFASLEPCNTSYQTNPTRPEAYGQGVTGMSREIPETANLRLPCEQSQCSKPSKSRKGPILVGLVVVTVALSAIGLLTFKQYRNRKPKLGTSFEEPEAKEGYRKKGSPLVSLEYTNGWDPLDGSRNFNGFTQDVLQSFRFNLEEIETATQYFSESNLLGKSNFAATYKGFLRDGSAVVIKSISKTSCKSDDSEFLKGLNVLASLKHENVVRLRGFCCSKARGGCFLVYDFIPNGNLLQYLDVKDGDGTVLDWSTRVSIVKGIAKGIAYLHEYKVNKPALVHQNISAEKVLVDHRFNPLLSDSGLHNILTIDIVFGSLKASAAMGYLAPEYANTGRFTEKSDVYAFGTLVLQLLSGKQKVTSSVRLGAETRKYQDFIDPNLHGRFFEHEAAKLARIAWLCAHECPIERPSMEEVVQELGNCNGRP; this is translated from the exons ATGGGTTCCATGCCatctcctctcttcttcttcttcttcttcttctttcttctcttcaCAATCCAATGTTGTTTCAGTTCAAACACTAGTGAGCTAAGAGCTTTAATGGACATCAAAGCCGCTTTAGACCCTGATAATCAATACTTAACTTCATGGACCACTAAGGGTGACCCTTGTTCTTTTGAAGGCTTAGCGTGTAACGAACAGGGCCAAGTAGCCAACATTTCCTTACAAGGCAAAGGATTGTCCGGAAAAATCTCACCGGTCATTGCTGAGCTTAAGCACTTGACCGGTCTTTACTTGCATTACAACTCTTTATACGGTGAAGTACCGAGAGAAATAGCTAACTTGACTCAACTCGCCGATTTGTATCTTAATATGAATAATCTATCCGGTGAGATCCCACCGGAGATTGCTCAGATGGATAGCTTGCGAG TGTTGCAGCTGTGTTATAACCAGTTAACTGGGAGCATACCAACACAGTTTGGTTCTTTAAAGAAGCTTAATGTTCTTGCTTTACAATCAAATCAACTCACTGGTGCAATCCCTGCAAGTTTAGGAGATTTGGGTACTTTAATAAGGCTTGATTTGAGCTTTAATGATCTCTTCGGTTCAATCCCAACAAAACTAGCTGATGCTCCATTGCTCGAAGTTCTTGATATAAGGAACAATTCACTTTCAGGCAATGTTCCTCTTG CTCTCAAGAGATTGAATGATGGATTCCTGTTTCAAAACAATCTGGGTTTATGTGGGTCTGGTTTTGCATCACTTGAACCATGTAATACCTCTTATCAAACTAATCCAACCAGACCTGAAGCATATGGACAAGGGGTAACTGGTATGTCTAGAGAAATACCGGAGACAGCAAATCTAAGGTTGCCTTGTGAACAATCTCAGTGTTCTAAGCCGTCGAAATCTCGAAAGGGTCCGATTCTCGTCGGCCTAGTTGTTGTCACAGTTGCATTATCAGCCATAGGGTTACTCACATTCAAACAATACCGTAACCGAAAACCGAAGCTCGGTACCTCATTCGAAGAGCCTGAAGCCAAGGAGGGGTACAGGAAGAAAGGTTCGCCGCTCGTTAGCCTCGAATACACTAATGGTTGGGATCCTTTAGATGGTAGTAGGAACTTCAATGGCTTCACACAAGATGTGTTGCAAAGTTTTAGGTTCAATTTAGAAGAAATAGAGACTGCAACACAGTACTTTTCGGAGTCGAATTTGTTGGGAAAAAGTAACTTTGCTGCTACATATAAAGGGTTCCTTAGAGATGGATCAGCTGTTGTGATTAAAAGCATTAGTAAAACTAGTTGTAAATCAGATGATTCCGAGTTCTTGAAAGGATTGAATGTTTTAGCATCGTTGAAACACGAGAATGTAGTCCGGTTAAGAGGATTTTGTTGCTCAAAAGCACGCGGTGGGTGCTTCCTCGTTTATGATTTCATCCCTAACGGAAATTTGCTACAGTATCTCGACGTAAAGGATGGTGACGGCACGGTCCTAGATTGGTCTACTAGAGTTTCCATTGTTAAAGGCATAGCCAAAG GGATAGCATACTTGCATGAATACAAAGTAAACAAACCGGCTCTCGTTCACCAAAACATATCAGCCGAGAAAGTGCTCGTCGACCACCGGTTTAATCCCCTACTTTCAGATTCCGGCTTACACAACATCCTCACCATTGACATTGTCTTTGGTTCACTCAAAGCCAGTGCTGCCATGGGTTATCTCGCACCCGAATATGCCAACACGGGTCGTTTCACTGAGAAGAGCGACGTTTACGCGTTCGGGACACTCGTTCTCCAACTCCTTTCGGGTAAACAAAAGGTGACCAGCTCGGTACGTTTAGGAGCTGAAACTCGTAAGTACCAAGATTTCATAGACCCGAACCTTCACGGTCGGTTCTTTGAACACGAAGCGGCTAAACTAGCAAGAATAGCATGGCTTTGCGCTCATGAATGTCCTATAGAAAGACCATCAATGGAGGAAGTGGTCCAAGAATTGGGTAACTGCAATGGCCGTCCTTAA